caaataaaataaatagagtaataaatgcatacaaacatatatacatatatacaggtgctgtggggaagggaaggaggtaaggcaggggggatgaattcattcatttgatcgtatttattgagtgcttactgtgtgcagagcactgtactaagcgcttgggaagtacaagtcggtaacatatagagacggtccctacccaacagcgggatcacagtctagaaggaggagacagacaacaaaaccaaacatattaacaaaataaaataaatagaataaatacgtacaaataaaatagagtaataaatatgtacaaacatatatacatatatacaggtgctgtggggaagggaaggaggtaaggcggaggggatggggagggggctgagtgtgggaaggcctcctggaggaggtgagctctcagtagggccttgaagggaggaagagagcgagcttggcggatgggcagagggaggccattccaggccagggggatgatgtgggttgacggcgggacaggcgagaatgaggcccggtgaggagattagcggcagaggagcggagggtgcgggctgggctggagaaggacagaagggaggtgaggtaggagggggccaggggatggacagtcttgaagcccagggtgaggagtttctgcctgatgcctaggttgattggtagccactggagatttttgaggaatgaccCAGCCCGGACGGCTTTCCCATAGAGCTAACCAAAATCTTCTGGAACCTGCTGTTTGCAGCCCCGCCGCTTCCCGGGGGAACAGAGTCCACAGGCTAATCAACTGGGAACAGTAGGAAGGAGGGAAATTAGAAACTGGGAGTAGCAGCGCTCGTTTCTCCCCAAGGCCACGGGAGGGCGCCAGATCCCCGCCCTACTTCGCTCTGGCCTGGGcccacctgcctcctcctcctcctcctcttcctcctcttcctcctcctcctcctccttcttctccccctcctgtcagagaatcaatcaatcaatcaatcaatcgtatttattgagcaattactttgtgcagagcactgtactaagcacttgggaagtacaagttggcaacatatagagacggtccctacccaacagcgggctcacagtctaaaagggggagacggagaataaaaccaaacatactaacaaaataaaataaatagaatagatatgtacaggtaaaataaataaatatagagagtaataaatatgtacaaacatatatacatatatacaggtgctgtgggaaagggaaggaggtaagatggggaggatggagagggggacgagggggagaggaaggaaggggctcagtctgggaaggcctcctggaggaggtgagctctcagtagggccttgaagggcggaagagagctagcttggcggatgggcagagggagggcattccaggcccgggggatgacgtgggccgggggtcgatggcgggacaggcgagaacgaggcctaacggtgaggagattagcggcagaggagcagaggatgcggggtgggctgtagaaggagagaagggaggtgaggtaggagggggcgaggtgatggacagccttgaagccgagggtgaggagcaacTGGGCAGCtccctctcagccctgcctggggATATAAGcgcccatccctcaccctcccaccctctctccaatTTATCAGTGgttaggagagaagaaaggtccACATGGAgaaggccccagagccccaggcctgaatccacagtgtggaagggcaGCAGGAaagtccctcccccatccccgcaACTGGGTTGAAATAACCTAGGGCAggaacagtaagcgttcaataaatacaatcaaatgaacaaTGGCAGGCAGGTCTCGGAGGCCTCCTGTCTGCTGGACATTGTTCTGCcattcccagccctctgctcctgAATGTTCGGTGCTGACCTCAGGGCCTGTGAacatcctcaccctgggcctcaatCTTCCCTCCTGCAGGGTCATCTCTCTGGCTCTGCCCAGGCCCCCGGACCCACGCCCACATGCTTAAGGcccctggggattaagactgtgagcctcctgtgggacaacctcatcaccttgtaacctctccagtggttagaacagtgctttgcatatagtaagtgcttaataaatgccatcagtattattattattattattattaccgtgttcagagctctgaactagATGCATgctatgagcacagcactgtactgtgaggCGCCTGGTGGGACTGCGGGAAATaaaagatgtgattcctgcccttgaagagcttcccattcattattattattattaagtgccgtcgagacgtttccaattcatagcaactccatggatatactttctccagtacatcctgtcctctgccatgatccacaacctttctaacagttcttctgttattgttgtaatGGTCTCTtatccacttgtccgctgtgtgaccttgggcaagtcagctaacttctctgtacctcagtttcctcacctgcaaaatggggattaaatcccgttCCCTCTTGCATAGACTTGCAAAGCCTCAtaaggggcagggaccgtgtccaacctgattatcttgtatctaccccagtggttagtagagCACTTGGCATATACCAAGAGTTTAAGTACCAAaaatattattactctgtgcagatcactgtattaagcgttgggaaagtacagtagatttagtagacagaatccctgccttgAAGGACCTTACACTCCAGGGAATTTTCCATTGGAACATGGCAGGCCTCATCAGGGAGGAAATGAGGCAGTGTGGTACAGTGGAAAGCgttcgggcctgggagacaggagattcCAGTTTAGTCccctgcctgccttgtgacctcaggcaaggcacttaacctctctgcgcctagGTTTCTTCATCCCTAAAATAGGGCCATtcttcccttgcctctccctacctcaaagGGATGTGATGGGGATAAAAAGAGATAATTGGTGTGAAAGCGCTTTGGGGAAATAACAGCACTACGAATTCAAAGCATCTGGGTGTTTATCGTTCTGAATGTTACTCATGGATTGCAGCACCAGatccctgggaatcaggaatgAGTCTCCCATCCTGGTATCCAGGACTGACGGCATCCCGGGGATGTCAGGGACTCCCgctggcctcagttgcctcacgggAACGCCGTGACTCATGAGAAAGGGATCGCTGGTGGGGACGGCCACACCTCCGAGTCGTGTCTCCACGGCCCGGCCTGCAGAGCGGGAGCTGGGCCGAGGAAAATCCGGAATTGTTGCATCCGGGCCGTGCtgatggggagctgaggaggcGGAAGCGGCCTTGGCGGAGAAGGGGGAGTCAAGTCTCGGCACGCCTGAGGTGTGTGTCGGATTCCAGGTCACGGTGAGTCGATAGCTGGTCGGGAAGTGGAGCCTCCCGGGTGATGGCCCTCACCCAGGGGTGACACGGAGAAGTGGGATCTCAGTccgccagtcgtatttactgagcactttctgggtgcccatcttacctccttcccttccccacagcacctgtatatatgtttgtacatatttattactctatttatttatttattttactggtacatatctattctatttcttttattttgttagtatgtttggttttgttctctgtctcccccttttagactgtgagcccactgttgggtagggattgtctctagatgttgccaatttgtacttcccaagcgcttagtccagtgctctgcacacagtaagcgctcaataaatacgactgatgatgatgatgggtggggagcactgtactaagcacgagggagagtatgatatagcagtGAACaaaccccattccctgcccacaatgagcttatgttctagagggggagacgagtcAAGGTGACTCAgtagggagcgggagatgaggaaagggggtgcttagttagggaaggcctcttggaagagatgggccttcagtaaggcttggaaggcggGGAGGATAATtgtgggatatgaggaaggagaatgttccaggacagagggagggtgagaggtcggtggtgagacggatgagatggagatacagtgagaagattggcattagaggggtgaagtatgcccgctgggtcgtagtaggagaatAGGGAGTTGAGGTCGgaggggctaggtgattgagtgctttaaagcaaatggtgaggagtttctgtttgacgcggactgactgtgaccccattgttgggtaggaaccgtctctatatgttgccaacttgtacttcccaagcgcttagtacagtgctctgcacacagtaagcgctcaataaatatgactgaatgaatgtggaggtggctgagcaaccactggaggttcttgaagagaggggaaacatggcctgaacatttctgaagaaaaatttTCCACTCGGCAGAGTGAAGtgcggactggagtgggaagagacaggaggcagggaggtcagcaaggaggctggtacagtaatcaaggcggggtgggataagtaataataataataataatgatgatgacatttgttaagcgcttactatgtgcaaagcactgttccaagcactggggaggggatacaaggtgatcaggttgtcccacgtggggctcacagtcttaatccccattttacagatgagggaactgaggcccagagaagtgaagtgacttgcccaaagtcacccagctgacaagtggcggtggcaggattagaacccatgacctctggctcccaagcccgtgctctttccactgagccacgctgcttcatcctaTAAGTGATAGGATGTGGGGCCGAGGGGGCTGTCCACGCTatagttgcctcagtttccccccaaagCGGGACTCCGGGTGGGGGCAGTCACCTGGATGGGACCTAGATCACAcaggaggaagaatcaatcaatcaatcgtatttattgagcgctttctgtgtgcagagcactgtactaagcgcttgggaagtataagttggcaacatatagaaacagtccctacccaacagtgggctcaggaagaagtaatcaatcaatctttattGAAtatctactgtgagcagagcaacatactgagtgcttgggagtgcaccgcagagttagtggacacaatccccgtcctcaaagagcttgcagtcaacTCTGtgaagaaccctgtactaagcgcttcggagagtacaatagaggtggtccacgcaatccctgccctcaaggagcttgcagtccccgcggcacttatgtgcttatccgtaattttatttatttctattaatgtccgtctcccgcgctagaccgtaagcttgctgtgggaggggaatgtgtctgttatattgttctattgcactctcccaagtgcttaatacagtgctctgcacacagtaagcagcgttcaataaatacaattaactactAGGGACCAGAAAGCAGGGATCAGACAAGGGCCAGACTTACCCCAATAATTTGGATTTTTATccttcatcttccactcccttccgcatctccctgactcgcttcctttgctcttctcccctctccccgcgccacagcacttacgaatatatctttcattttatttatttatattaaactctatttgtattgatgtctggatgcctgtttacttgcattgacgtccgtctccccgcctctagactgccagtccgttgtggacagggattgtctcctttgattgctatgttgtactttcccaagcgcttagtacagtgctctgcacatagtaagctctcaataaagaagcagcgtggctctgtggaaagaacctgggctttggagtcagaggtcatgggttcaaatcccggctccgtcacttagctgtgtggctttgggcaagtcacgtcacttctctgtgcctcagttccctcatctgtaaaatggggatgaggactgtgagccccacttgggacaactcgatgaccttgtatcaaacccagcgctgagaacagtgcttggcacatagaaagcgcttaacaaataccattatgattattattataagagcacagacttgggaatcagaggacgtgggttctaatctcgcctccgccactcgtctgctgtgtgtccttgggcgagtcacttaacgtctctgtgcctcagtgacctcatctgtaaaatggggattaaaagtgtcaggcccacgtgggacaacctgatcaccctgtatctaccccagggcttagaacagtgcatggcacatagtgagcgcttaacaagtgccatcagcagcagcattattattccttccttccttcctctccccctcgtccccctctccatcccccatcttacctccttcccttccccacagcacctgtctacatgtatatgtgtttgtacagatttattactctatttatttatttatttatttattttacttgtacatatctattctatttattttattttgttagtatgtttggttttgttctccgtctcccccttttagactgtgagcccactgttgggtagggactgtctctatatgttgccaacgtggacttcccaagcgcttagtccagtgctctgcacacagtaagtgctcaataaatacgattgattgattcattcattcattcattcattcaatcgtatttattgagcttgggaagtccaagttggcaacatatagagacggtccctacccaccaacgggctcacagtctaataataataataataattatttaataagtacgattgagggaatgaatgaagtcgGGATGCCAGCTCATGGGGACCGaggagcagcaggctcacagtctaataataataattattattattcaataagtacgattgagggaatgaatgaagtcgGGATGCCAGCTCACGGGGACTGaggagcagcaggctcacagtctaataataataataattattatttaataagtacgattgaggggatgaatgaagtcgGGATGCCAGCTCACGGGGACCGaggagcagcaggctcacagtctaataataataataataataataataataacaataataataataataatttaataagtacgattgagggaatgaatggagTCGGGATGCCAGCTCATGGGGACCGaggagcagcaggctcacagtctaataataattattattattatttaataagtatgactgagggaatgaatgaagtcgGGATGCCAGCTCAAGGGGACCGAGgagcagcaggttcacagtccaataataataataatattgataataataataataatttaataagtacgattgagggaatgaatggagTCGGGATGCCAGCTCACGGGGACCGAGgagcagcaggttcacagtccaataataataataataataataataataataataataatttaataagtacgattgagggaatgaatggagTCGGGATGCCAGCTCACGGGGACCGaggagcagcaggctcacagtctaataataataataataataataataataataataataataataatttaataagtacgattgagggaatgaatggagTCGGGATGCCAGCTCACGGGGACCGaggagcagcaggctcacagcctgataataataataattattatttaataaaataataataataattctttaaTAAGtaagcagcaggctcacagcctaataataataataataattctttaataagtacgattgagggaatgaatgaagtcgGGATGCCAGCTCACGGGGACCGAGGAGCAGCAGGCtgacagcctaataataataataataataataataataataataataataataataaaattctttaataagtacgattgagggaatgaatgaagtcgGGATGCCAGCTGACGGGGACCGAGGAGCAGCAGGCtgacagcctaataataataataataataataataataataataataattctttaataagtacgattgaggggatgaatgaagtcgAGATGCCAGCTCACAGGGAGCGAGGAGCAGCAGGCTCTTTGGCAATCGGAGATTTGGCCAAGGGGGAGGTggccaggggaggatgggggcgtgggcaggggaggggccggCATTCCCGCTATAAACGGGAGCCGAGCGGCGGCGGCTCCCGCTTTCAGCCTCGCACGGTGCCCGGGCCCGGCCGTGGGGAGTCGACGGTGCCCGCTGTGCCCGGCACCCGGAGGGCAGGGAGCCGAAGGACGAGCCGCCGGCTTGGCACAGACGGACGGGCATCGATCGGCTCGGTGCCCCTCGCCCTTCTGGTGCCCAGGATCGgggctgccccttccccctcctgctccttggATTATCCACCCCCCGTGCCCGGGATCATGAGACTTCCCTCGTTTGCTGCTCACTGCCTTCTGGCCGCAGGTGAGATGctcagttagtagtagtagtagtagtagtagtgggaatattactattactactcgaGGACCAGcgccgaccaatcaatcaatcgtatttattgagcgcttactgtgtgcagggcactggactaagcgcctgggaagtccaggttggcaacatatagagacggcccctacccaacagttggctctgtctcccccttctagcctgtgagcccgctgttgggtagggactggctctatgtgttaacggcttggacttcccaagcgcttagtacagtgctccgcacacagtaagcgctcaataaatacgactgattgattgattgattaaaagacggGTGGGTGGGGGTCTTTGGAGGCCTGCGACCGTGGCCTAGGGAGGGGGTCAGCCCTCCTGCACGTGCCTGGCCCTAACTTCCCGCCCAGGCCCTGCCGGGCACGCACccgtcattcagtcactcattcatgtaatcgtgtgcagggcactgtactaagcgcttgggaaggccaagttggcaacatctagagatggtccctacccaacagcgggctccgtcCTTCGCGGGAAGGCCTTTGAGCGTCCGGGAGCGGGTGGTAGTGGTGGTCGtcgtccccttcccccttcaccgAGGTGGGCTAACGGGTCCCCTTGTCCTTCCCCCCATTCCCACAGTGTGCTGGGGGCTGGTGGCCGTCGAGGGCGAGGACCTCCCGGCGTCGGGGGCACTGCCCACCGCCCCCACCGACCGGACCGGACAGCACGGACAGCCGGAGGACGGCTCGGCCCTTCCCAGAGGTAGGTGCACGGCTCCGGCCCCCCTCACCcccggaggaaggggaggatcagAAGCGGCCggtctcaggggaaagagcccggccttgtgaggcagaggtcgtgggttctaatcccggccctcccacatgtctgctgtgtgacgttgggcaagtcgcttcacttctctgagcctccgtgatctcccacatgtctgctgtgtgacgttgggcaagtcgcttcacttctctgagcctccgtgacctccactgtaaaatggggatgaagaatgtgagccccacgtgggacaacctgatcatcctgtatcctccccagtgcttagaacagtgttttgcacgtagtaagcgcttaacaagtgccgttattattatcattataatgcccCCACCGCCGGGGGTAATTTGGGGGGCGGATCTCTCGGATGCTCCGGACCTCTGCACCCTCAGACCTCCTTGGGGGACGTGGGCCATGGAGCCTAGCCTGGTTCctgctagttaataataataatgatgatgatggtctttacgcgcttactatgtgccaagcactgttcattcattcagtcgcatttattgagcgcttactgtatgcagagcactgtactaagcgcttgggaagcacaaatcggcaacattatagaggcagtccccacccagagtactggggttgatacaaggtaatgggggtggacacagtccctgtcccacttagggctcacagtctcagtcccccttccgcagatgagctaaccgaggcccagtgaagtgacttgtccaaggtcacgcagcagacaggtggcggggacgggattagaacccaagacctgtgactcccaagcccgggatgttGCCGCTAGTCCATGCGCGGCACTGgcccggggtgggcaggggtcTTGGGCTGAGAGGATGGCGAGGGAGTGGCGGGTGGGAGGATAAGGGGGGACCCCCGGGGGACCCCCAAGAAGCTCCAGAGTGCCCGGGAAATGCCTTCGGTCCACCACGAGGGGGCAACCCGCGAACAGCCAAGCCcccaggggggtggaggggcacgGGGCTTCGGGCCCTGGCCTGttctgccctgctctgccctcccAGGTAGGGATGGAAGAGGCCAGTTCTCCCgccctcctgcccttctccccttctcccatcccccgACCCCATAAGGGCTCTCGAGGGTGCGGCCGGACAGGGATTCGTCAAGGGCCCTGGTTGGGAAACGGACCGAGAGCCGGCCCGGCCGGTCATCTGCAGCCCCCAGCCCTCCCGGTATCCCCGTCTCTGAACCCCGATCGATAGCCgcttccctcttcccattccccaCCCTTGGGCGTCTGGGGTTCTCCCTGGCTCCGGGGTGactcactccctccccacccacacagGGCTGGCTGCACCTCATACCTCCGCAGGTTTGAGTCACGCTGCCCTCTCCCCTGGGGTGGGGATTCTGGATCCGCTCCACAGCCCAGTTTTCCCATCCCAGCCCGGTTTTCCTTGGCCGGCCTAGCACCCCTGCTCCGGAGGCCGCTTTgctgttctcccccttcctcgCCCACCAGGTGCCTCTCGGTCGGCCCGCAGGGGGGTACGGCTGAGGGTCCTGGGGGCAGAGAGCCTTGCCCCGTGCTGACCCCTGGCACCAGCTCCTCAGGGGGCAAATGACAAGAGTAaatgctttaagtgcttactgcgtaccatgcactgtactgagcatgggaCAGATGGAGGTTagtcaggtcagattcagtccctgtcccacatggggtctacagtctgaggaagggTGAACAGGTACGGATTCCCTATCTCGCagttggaggaaactgaggcaccgatgagttaagtgacttgtccaaggtcacacagccggcaaatggcagagacaggtggtcctctgactttcagcactggttctctttccgctaggccgagCTGCTTTTCCAGGAATGCTAatgcccaccccatctccccagtTTCCAGTTGTGGGGGTTTTGGGGACTGGAGTCTCCACGTTCCtagcttccctttcctccccaacagctctctggactggactggactcccAGCCTCTCCTCCAGGTCTCTGAACAGGGCCAGAAGAATCCCccaaatttctctcctcccctcacacCTGGGTCCACAGTGACACTTATGATGCCTACTCTGCCATCTTCTCTTCTGCCCTAGAGGGGTCCTTGGTAGGGAGGAGAGGTAGCAGAGAAGATAATTTGCTCTTCCCAGGTCTTTGGGGCCAAGCTGTGCATGTGTATTTGTTGCTACCTCTTCCAGGAGTCTGGAGCGCTGCCACTCCATCCTtacaaacaccctccctccctcctgacacTTCCTTCATTTTCCACGTCTCTGCCTCTTGTACACGTCGTGCCTCCTAATGCCGGGGACCTAAAAATAGCGTCATGTAGGGGAGAAGCCGGAAAAATCGCCGAGCACATCGGGAAGCAGGAAAATGGtactgggagggagaggatgggaaagTGGCAAAATATTTTCCTTGAAATTAATAAGGCAGTATCCCTACCAGCGACAGCCGCCTCACCCCCAACCTTTCTTGCTTGGTCTCTGGGAGCGCTGGCTGAGGGGAGCCCCCATTCCtagtagagaatcaatcaacagtatttattgagagcctagtgAGCACAGTGCTCcatgctaaacgctggggaagagcACTCTCGAGGGATGcagaatatgcagagcactgtactgattgcttagGATAGCATATTAGAGTTAGTAAGCACAATCCAGCCCCTCAAATAGCCTGCACgtctcttgtgtgcagagcgctgcactcagTGATTGGGAGATCACGATAGTTAGTAGCAGCgatcactgtcctcaaggagtagTTAGTCCAAGGAGCATCCGGCCTACAGCGGTTCGGGGCTTGGATCCTTTCCTTTTTGAGGAAGaattcccctccgccccccttgttgctccctcctcccattcctccgcTCATCACTGATACTTTCTCCCTGGAAGTGGGTCATCACGTACTCCGCCGGAAAACCAGGCCGACGGGCCAAAATAGCACTGACGCCTGTGCCGGATtcccgggaggggagagggggccgtGCTGGCTCAGTTTCCCCGGTGCAGTTGCCGCCAGCCCGGATGTGTAAGGCCCGTGGGTGGGGAGGGCGATTCTCAGTGGTGCCTGTCCTAGTGACCCTCTTCTAGTCCCCATTTACTCTtgtaaggtgtgtgtgtgtgtgtgtgtgtctatgtgctaagcactaaagtTAATCAGACCAATCAATaccgtttattgagcacccactgtctgTGGAGCCCTTGGGAGGAACATCAGAAGACCCGATCTTTGACCATAAGGAGTGCGCTATatagctttagactgtgagcccactgttgggtagggactgtctccatatgttgccaacttgtacttcccaagcgcgtagtacagtgctctgcacacagtaagcgctcaataaatacgattgatgatagctgGAGAGACTGTTgggcagattggacagagtctcagccccgtatggggctc
This sequence is a window from Tachyglossus aculeatus isolate mTacAcu1 chromosome X2, mTacAcu1.pri, whole genome shotgun sequence. Protein-coding genes within it:
- the HBEGF gene encoding proheparin-binding EGF-like growth factor; amino-acid sequence: MPAHRERGAAGSLAIGDLAKGEVARGGWGRGQGRGRHSRYKREPSGGGSRFQPRTVPGPGRGESTVPAVPGTRRAGSRRTSRRLGTDGRASIGSVPLALLVPRIGAAPSPSCSLDYPPPVPGIMRLPSFAAHCLLAAVCWGLVAVEGEDLPASGALPTAPTDRTGQHGQPEDGSALPRVAFSSKPQALVTPGKAENGKRRKKNQGLGRKRDPCLRRYKDFCIHGECKYVKELKAPSCVCQQGYHGERCHGLILPVENRLYGYDHTTALAVVAVVLSSVCLLIIAGLLMFRYHRRGVYDVENEEKTKLGIPSAH